cATGTTATCTATCTTTTCGCACATatagattgaaatttttcataaacgtATAAACACCTGCAGTCTAGTTACTACTTTTTGAATGTCGAATTTTCTAACAGTCAACGTTtagtaattttcaataaaataacactgagaatgaatatatttgtataaaaagctatatttctatatctataataattaAGAAGTATTAGAATTAATTCTTGTTTTCGATTCTTTTATTTGATCATGGAAATTGTCATTCTTCTATCCTTTTCTACCTACATATCTTAAATGATccagattattattttcttatgttAGCCATTACATAAGACTAAGAAACTCGGTTAGATCATATATTTTAGACGTTCCACGCAATAATTGCAATAATTCGCTGCACAAAATTCCAGggaataataattagaatcTATTTCGCGTATgtacaaaattctattttaccgAATATAGGAATATAATGTGTTACATATGTATGTTTGGAATTCATTGTTTGCGGTTCGCGTACAtaacttaataaatatttttctaattcgtATCCTAACGTTTCTATgcaattacatttatatactaTGCTAGTACTTATATAGATTCGTTACACGGTATTTGACTTTGAAGATACATATCCTAGAAGAAACAATGAAACACGGGTAATGAATATAATGATCTAACTGCTCcgacgaaaaagaaataacaacgtCGATTACtgagaattatattttctagatTGTCAGAAAGAGATTGTGACAACAGGATACGCATTCCAACTAAATGACCGCGCATATCTACTTATTTACTTACAATTAAACTAAAGGAGGGAAAAAAATGTCGACGTGAACGATGGAGGACAAAATGCGAAGGTTGCGCAGCAGAAAAGCCTCTTTTCAATCGAATGTAATTATCTTGTCTATCGTATAAAAAAGCATACCGAAGGTACCATGGAACGAGTTTCTTCTGTTTTTTACATTCGAAATACGCAGCACCTTGATACACCAAAATTTAAATGCTGCTTTAAATTGATAGGAGGGCGTCGGGTATCTTAGTTGTAAGGGAAGGTCATAGCGAAATTGCCGATCACAGGAAAATTCTCTCTGATGAACTAGACTGTAATTAACAGGAGAAAGCAACAAAtgcgtattatatatttataaaaatatagagctGAAAGATTTTGATCATCAATATATGAACTGTATTAGTATTGTCACGTTGCCATTAAACAAACTGACTGAAATTTAGATCTTTCTTATcgcgattattttatttcgttatgtTTAAAAGGTTTACGacaataatattatagtttctttactgttttaaatattattgtccTTTTGAACGCTGTTGTCTATTATCACAATAGTAGTTCGAACATTATTACGTCGATAATGTTCATAacacgatataatatataaaaacatagttGCAAAACATTATTGTAATTGTCattcgaaaattgaaataaacaagAGTCGCGTAAATACACAGCTGCTAATTATAAAGCTATGGCGtgtttattatacgtatagtATGTCTACTTTAGATAGATACACTTTCATTTCTCTAACtattgagaaaatatttgttacacATTATTGAATTCGTtttgaaatacgtaataaagtgaaatcaatattataatacataacaAGTCGCGTTAATATTCAAATCATCGGAAataagaatttcaaaaattcacaTACTCCAAACAACTTTtacgtaaaacatttttttcgcTCTTTTAATGGTGTGTATATGTTTAAATTGGACATACTATACTTACATTAGTTACATGTATCGCTAAACCGGACTGTGATATTATTCAGATAATTCAGATGACCAAAGGACGCCCTTTTGTCATAATTATTTCtgatttgtttataatttacagCTAATATAGTACATAATATATGTGTTAATCTGCATCTGTTTCTTCTCATATTACTTTTTGCTATCCTTTCCCTATTAATTAGTTGCCTTGATCTTACACTGCTGATAGATGTTTGATAGATCGTTAAATTAGtaacaaaaattgtattcaaTACGATATCACTAGACtgtgaatgtttatgcaaatacgTATCTCTATAAACACTACTGAAAACATGGAACTTGAAGATATTTATGACGAGCAGCACATCATTTTCGGTACATTGTACGTACAATATGTTTTTGTGTATTATGTGCgttctgtacatttttgcatcttgaaacttcccataaatgcataaacatccgtagTTTACCACTGATAAGTATTATTCTACAATAAATGAAGATAGATAACAATAGACaactaataatataacaaattttcccTAATTCGCATTACCAAAAAGTATTGCAagaaaactaataataatatctattcTAATTCATAATCTATTATATCTGTTTATTTAATCCTTTATATAGCTTAATCCTAATAATCCGacaaagaaagggagaaaggcTCCTCAGTAGGAAGGGAGTTGTAGAAATTCCTCTAATAATTTCTAGTactatattcataaataagGCGGATTTTCTTAGCGACGAAATGTAATAATCGTCAATTAAACATGTTTCTTATGCTTAATTGAATAAATGTGGCGGAGTTTAATCCTATCAAAACGATGGCGTTGTTGAAACCTGCTTAAAGCAAAAGGATGATAGTTTCTCTTGCCGcaattcaatttcatttcgaaGACAATATCAATCTGCGTACAGTGCTCTAGCTTTCTTCGTAATCGCAGTTGAATCACGAGTTCGATCGTGACGCTGTAAGAGACTTTTGCTCGTAAAAAGTCATGTTAATTTCGACTGTTCGACGAGGAAAATTTGTTCGGAACCGGGTCGCATCTACAGACGCAGCAGGAAGGGAAGAGGAACCAGTCCATGAAGATACCTTTGCAATCGTTGTCAGGGTCGTACGCAAGTAGTCGGTGCCACTTGTACTTTTGTTCGCAACCGCAATCACCAGTACAGCGGTTTGTCTGAGTTTTCCTGCAAGAGGAAAGCTTTTGAAGAAAAGTTCCGATTTCACGTAAAGTCGCATATGAAAACACACTTACGAGCAAACTTCTTGGTGAATGGCCTGCTCGAAATGCTGTGTGTTCACAATGGCACGAATTTTACCAGCGCTGTTGCTAGCCCAATAAGGAGTTACGATTTCCACCTTTGATTCGCATGCATCgattctgaaaaatatttggcTGTTTAATACTTAACTTTACTACGTTTTTATTTGTCGTggtaattttttttctatcaacAACGATAGTATTAGTATTGTTTTCGTGCTAATATTTCTCATTTGTCCTGTGgctataaataatagaaaaatgttacgtaaatataaattgtttggAGCTTCATTAAAAAGTTATGAGAAAAATGCAAACATAATCATTCCTTGTTGATactcaattttaaaatatcctcTATTCCCGCCAATGGATACAAGAATGTAGAtggtaaaaaatgtaatttatcagTCGACAGTGAGTCAACGTTAATTCTTGGATAAACTTTTTCATATTCCAAGTTCTGCATGCGAAAAGGTGCAGTTGTTGAAGCAAGCTACAAATCTTTTCCTTTTGTCCTGttctgttataattttataacgaaGCTTAAAACGaccaatttttgtataatatttatttcctgATTATACACGTAGGATATACTGATAAATTTTGGCCAGAAAAGAAGTGGAACTTCCTATAAGTAAAAAACTGCATCGacagaaggagaaagaagttAATTCGAATTATTATCCTATGGAATAGTGGTATCTTGTCATTAGCGATTTTTAGTAGACCTATAAACTCAAGCTCTCAAAGAAAGTACCTGCCACTGTCATTTCGATTCTTTCCAGAAGATTGTCGGGGATTTCTGGTCTTTCTGATATTAGCAAAATATGAGTCACCATCAGCCTCGATTTCCGGATCCAGTTCATCGCGAAAACTAGGTCCACCATCGGGGATATCATGTTTTGTAGCTTCTCTACTTTTTCGTCTCCTACGTGTCCGATGACTGGGCTCTCTTGTCGGAGAACCGTATCCTGAGCTCATTTCGAAGTCACCGTACATTCTCTTCATTAGCGCCTTATTTTCGTCAATAAAACGTTCTATCCGTTCtctaaaaagtattttatcgttttaaatttcattatcttaCGAACacctattaaaaattcttaatgCGAGGAATATGTTGCATGAAACGAAACGTATTGTGTAGAAAATGTGATATAATTCTTCGTAACAAAGTTTAGGATGTAGGAAAACTAGTTGTAAACTAGATCGatgaatattattactttaaattGAGACATTGAAAGCATGGACATGAAATAGATGAAGATACATTTTTTCTGAATCTGTGTTTATAGCGTTCATTTATTCCAATAAGCTGTATTAATCGTATAAACATGTAAGAACTCGATTTTTCTGTGTCAAATCCAGATAACATAACGAAATCGGCTGTTGCGCTGGGTATTTTGTGGTCACATTTATTGTAGACAACGAATCAGCTTGTTGAATCGAAGTTAGTCCACTTTTGCTCTCGATGCTTCAATTATAATACGGCTCATTGTCAGCCAAACTTTTTCTTTCAGTTTTGAAGTGGATTctacaaaaaatttaattttcctacAGAAAAATCGATAATTAGTAAACAAAGTTGTTTTTGAAGATTTGAAGATATCTATAAAATGTCTTGCTTCTACTATTTCTAATTGTATTGctaataatgttatatgtaatattatgaactaattacgttaaatactattttcaCAGTATCACGTTAAATGTTACTACGAAATATTGAATGTTAAATGTGATGACATATGATATTGCAAACGAGTATGAATCTTCTTTTATTGTACATCCAACTCTAACTATGTCGTTTATGTCATAACAAATACCTATTAGTTACATACTAAATACGTGGCATTGAGGtaatataataagataataacgtaaacataaaatattactacGTTGTTGTTACAGGTATTACATTGGATATGTGTTTCCGGCAGTTGGACAGAACAGctgatgatattttttaatgcatGGTACACCACGTACCAAATCTCCCCTCAATTCGACTCCCAGAGCAACGGAAAGTGCGGTCCAAAGAatctataacaaaaatataatgtgTCTTAAATtcgcaatattttattgtataatttgttGTCAACTATATAAACATCGCAAATCTCGTTATTCGTTGCTACAAATATGGGAATATGGTCAATTATTTCTTGTATACAGTTCACGAGTTTTCATCTTTTACATCTATTATAACTtaaagtatattaatttttccatttataaaatacatctcGTAGCAACAAACCTGTGCAACTAAACAGGCACGGCTAGTTCGTAGGTTATTtaatatcgattaaatttgTGTTGTATATTTACTTAGTAATTACAGTAAATAAGTATACGGCTCGAGAAAGATTGTTCTAAAAAGTTGCAGCAGTATAATATTAGTCGATATAATAGAAGATGCAATTTCGATATGAACGTAATGACTCGTACGTTACGTGATACGATGCGATTTACTTCGTCGCGAAAGATctccaaataaaatataaaaaatactgggatagaatatataaaattcttgcAGTTCTCAAAACAAAAATTCAAGACAAGAGAGGAGAAATACTAAATAGTTAGGATATAAACGAGTGATGGAAATATGCGCATAAAGTAATCGACATCAAACAACCACACCTCGTGTGAGTCGAGGGCGTGTTTGACCATTTCGATCGTCGTACATGTTCGCATTGTAGACACGAGCCGAACGAACCACCCTTTGGTTGTTTCTATCTCTATTCAATCAAAGTTCGCACCAAAGAAATGTGAAACGACGTCTTCAATCAGAGAATATTCGTTAACACCTGCATAATAACCGTACGATAGGAGGTTCGAcatgtacatattttgtaaattgtatAGTATGTGGCCTACGCGTCCTCGTACTAGATGCTTTGTAGAATAAGGATGGTAAAGATATACGGAAAATACACTTCGGTAATGTCATGGAAACACCTACGACTAACTGCAAGGACGTCTTCATCGAGGAAACAATCATGTCTCGGTGCGACAATTGTTgacttgaaataaaataatcgaaatgCGCATACGAAGATCGCAGGACGAAGATACAGGATCTGATCGAATAAAAGCTGACACTATGCGATTCCTTGTGGATGTGGTATGGTATCTGAATatggtaaaaatgaaatttaatatttaataatatctaaCTTTATATCTATATCGCTGCACAACGTTTAACTTATACAAAATCAAAATTCTCATTTACTTCTGTGCATTTTGGTGTATTCTGGAGTTTATCTATGGTACACACATGATATATGAGAAAACATTTTAAACTATATTTAAGTTAATTGAACATACagatatacacacacatactaTATCATTCACAAATATCCGGATATTTTGACCGATATGTGGTAACAATATTTGAATACttttaaaagatattgatGTGTACACTGTCGTACATGTATGTACATTGATATGTgcatatacgatatatacatcGTGTTCCAAAACAATACCAAAAATTGTATCATCCTACATTATGAATAGAATTAAAGGAACAATGTTATTACATAGAAACTGAAGTTGCGAAAATAGGAATATATCAGCGATACTTGTCAGATCTGTATATTCTAACTATATCTACGctttaaattcattgaaagcTTCTATTTTCGTGTTACATTCAAAGGAAAGATACGTGTAGTTGTAAGATTTCGgcttaaaaattttgttctttgttTATGAAGAAAtctgagaaaaaaagaatagcaGTCAGTTACTTATACTTCCGTTTAAAAGGATGAGAACACTTGTTTAGTATGATGAAAATGGTACTTGAAGTGCATCATGACGAGTAAAGAATGTATCCGATGAAAGTCGTTTCAAGCCTTCAAAAGTAATAGAGAATTTCTTAAAagcaatataaaaatgatacgAAACTGATAATTCGCTAATAATTGGAACTCTAAATTACGAATTGCTTCAACATCAATATATCCTCGATTTGAAGTATTCAACTATTTTAAgtattgtaaattttacatGAACGAGCGTACATTCGCGATCAACGCCACGaatgattataattatagaGTTGCTGATTTGTACCGGAAATCGGGTCCGTTAATGATTATCGTCCTACACTCACGGCTCCGTTGAAGAATCAGTAGGCGTCATTCAGTGACTCGCGTCAGTCTGGAACGTCGTATGTATGAGGAAAGTATGAGCAACGTGATGCATTGCCCGCCAGAAATGAATCACGCCGTGTTTCTACGCCAGTGAATTGCAATCTCTCAGacgaattgaattaaaaaattacgttaCATATGATAAGCAAACAGATAAAATGACACTTATGGTATATATTGATTTATAGCTCTATTATTTCACTGTACTCGTCTCGCAATTTTTTAATGCGTTAGATTAATAGTTAAGTGGTATGTAGATGGTAATTGTCAATATGAAAGTACTTTAATATGAGTTAGgaaatcgaaaagaaaaagttgtaTAAATTCAAGTAAATTCTAATGATCTGTTCTTACCGCGATAATACGATAGTACattcttaaatttctataatctttTGTGATAAATTactttcatataaatattatttattttatacttgcGATATTCACAAAACTtactaattttaaattaccattttgtattatatgcGATTTTGATATGAGTAAATGAAATACATGCTAAGCTCGACTTTCTGTCTAAGGAAGAAATATG
Above is a genomic segment from Bombus fervidus isolate BK054 chromosome 4, iyBomFerv1, whole genome shotgun sequence containing:
- the Spz3 gene encoding spaetzle domain-containing protein 3 codes for the protein MSLVNFTLPYQSATPTPFFFGGQNGGQSTVNNLRLNAVLPPAPAPNFNDQKPFQNEPYIPPAAYQQQQQQQQQQRQRQSTVNRQRNTNTFVEDSSFSSTQDSRYANYNQDFRRTQPRQQQQQMRPPPSLPQQQQRVSVERDQDNFRTSRMPEQESYPDRPNGYTRVNGESGPGTKTSIHAVLDYDDDFDDYYDDKDPEIPRDAHVTPIQGPIFLKNGSVPVVPLYSYPQLNNGTFVQIPILWTALSVALGVELRGDLVRGVPCIKKYHQLFCPTAGNTYPIERIERFIDENKALMKRMYGDFEMSSGYGSPTREPSHRTRRRRKSREATKHDIPDGGPSFRDELDPEIEADGDSYFANIRKTRNPRQSSGKNRNDSGRIDACESKVEIVTPYWASNSAGKIRAIVNTQHFEQAIHQEVCSKTQTNRCTGDCGCEQKYKWHRLLAYDPDNDCKGIFMDWFLFPSCCVCRCDPVPNKFSSSNSRN